In Mesoplasma florum L1, the DNA window TACCATAATAAAATAATTTTACACTTTTTGAAGCTTTTTTACACTAAACATAGATGATTAATATAAAATATATAATATGTGAAAACACTTATAGTTGGGGAAAAAGGTATGAAAATAACATGACTTTTATTTAAGCAAGGAATAAGAAGTATGTTCAAATTTAAGATTCAATTCATTGTGGTTGTACTGCTTTCTTTTTTTGCGTCTTTTTATTTGGCTTCAACAACAAGCTTAAATTCTAGAATGAATAAGTCATATGATGACATTGTAAGAAATTATGAAAAATTTGATTATTCATATTCTACTAAAGCTAGTGAATCAAATTTATCAACATCAAATAAAACATTATTACCAATCCTGGACTTGATGCCTACTTCAACAAATTATTTTGTTCAAGCTAATAAATCAATTCATGATTCTTTTAATGTTGTTTTAAATAACCACGGAATTAAAACAGAAGGTTATGAAGAAAATTTAATAACAAAAACATTTTTTGATCAAAACACTGGTAAACCAACACAAGCTATGCAAAATGTTTGAAACGGTATTCCATGATATAATTCTTGAAAATTTTTCTCTCTTCTAAAATCTGATCCTAATAAAGGTGAGTTTTTATACTACCCACAAAGTTTTAAAACAAACTTTGGTTCTAATTTAGAAAATTTTGGTGGTGGTGACTACTTTAATGCATACGCTTCAATGACCTATTTAATAGTTAAAGAAATTTCAGATACTCTTTATAATGAATTATTACTTGATGAACCTAATGAATCATTTGTTCAATCTTTAATTTATAAATATTGAAAAGCAAATGATTTAAAGGTAGAAAAAGATTTTAAAAAAATTGATGCTCCAATTGATCTTAATCAAACAAATAATTTTGATTGAATTTCAGAATATAAAAAACAAGTATCTAGTTTAGGAGAATTCCAACTTTATATTTATAATGCTCTAGAATCAATAGGTTATTTTATAACATATCAAATTAACCAATTTTTAAGTAATTCTTATGCAAGAACTGCTAAATCAATTAATTTTGATTGAAATATTGCTGGAAGCGATGAAGAAAAATCAAAACTTTATGTAACAAAATTTAATGAAATGGCAGAACAAACACAAGAAATGAAAATATTCATGGAATTACATACATCTTCTGGTACTAGCGAAATTACTGGTAAAGATGGTGAAACTGTTGAATCAATTTCAAATTATAATAATGAACTAACTTTTGAATATATTTTTGGAACAAACTTGGTTGATCAAACTTTAAATCCTAAGTTTACTGTTAAATATGGTAACGCAGAAAATACTTATCAAATAAAAGGTATGGATAATCAAATAATCGGGAGTAATTTAGACGCCAAAAAAGATGGGTTAAGAGGTTTAGCTAACCCCACAACAATTAAAAAAGATGAAGAATACAATGAATATTCTATTTCTACAATGAATTTACTAAATCCTTGAGAAAAAAATGATTTAAGTCAAAAATGAGAAAATCAAAATACAGGTAAAAAATATGACTATGAGTATGATGCATCAAAATACGCAACAATGTATGATTGATCAAATATTTATTCAAATAATATTTTTCATCAAAAAATGGCTGCTGAAATAAATGATTTGGACTTGTATTTAAGAGAAGAAGCATTTATGTATGACAGAAATACAAAAACTAATTTTAGATTTGTTGTAACAGACAATAATTACGATTATAACTTCAAAGTTACCGCTGGTTTACCGGTTATGCATTCAAGTGAAATTGTAATTTCACAGCAATATGCATTTAAAAATGGCTATTCTGTTGGAGACAAAATAAAAATAGGAAACTCAAACTTTATTATTTCTGGTTTTGGTAGTGATGCACTTACATACTATCCACTTGTTGATCCTGAAGTACCTTTAAGTGACGTTGCAAACTCAGTTATTGTTTATGCACCAAAATATGTAATTAACGAAATAATGAAGAATGGTAATGAAAAAGACGTAACATTTACAACTTATTATTTCATTAGAGATAATTTAAAAGATAAAGAAACAATTGGCAAAAGAATGTCTAATTTTGATTCATCTCTTTTATCAAATAAATCAAAATTATCTGAAAGTTTTATAGACTCAAAGAATGAAAATTTAAGTTTTGGAGATAAAAAATCAGCAAATGAAATTAAATTATTTGAAAAAACATATTTTAACTTAAATTGAACACTACAACCCAAAATGTTAGAAATTGTGACAATTATTTCAATTGTTACTTCTGTTCTTGTATTAATCATGTCATTTGTTTCAATTGTTTTTGGAATTAAAAAAACAATTGATCATAACTCAAGCCAAATTGGTTTCTTAAAAGCTAAAGGTGTAGATTCATACAGATTGTCATTATCATATATTGGTTATTCAATAATTTTATTATTTATAATAGTTCCGTTAGCATGATTGGCAGCAGGATTCTTTCAAGAAATAATTACGAAACTTTTTGCTACGTATTTTTCAACAACATTATATGAATTTGTGTTTGATTATAAAATTTTACTAATTCTATTAGTTGTTTTTGGAATTGGGTCATTAATATTGAGTTATTTCATTGCGTTCTTACTAGTTTCAAAAGATGTTATGCAAATTATCAATAAAGAAAGCCAACAAAGAAAAGTTAGAAATTGATTGCCAAGAAAATTAAATGTTATTAATATAATCGATTTCAAATTTAGATTCCCACTTAAAATATCATTAAGAGGTTCTAAACAAATAGCTATGATAAGTTTTACAGCTTTAATTACAACATTTGTTATAACTTTCTCAGTGCTTACTCCTTCTATGCTTAACGTGTATATAAGAGATGCTGGAAAATACTATCAATATAATAATCAATATGTGATGCAAGATCAGTTAACTGGATTACCAACAGCTAAAGCTTCATTAACAGCGTCAAGAGGTTTACCTACAACAGAAGAACTTTATCAAGAACCAAAAACTCTTTTAGGAACTTCAACAAGAGACCAAATATCTGATATTTACTTTGATAACAATAAGTATTACACAGATTCAAGTTGAGATAGTAGTATATTCCCTCCTATTTTATTAGGTGAAGGATGAACAAATGGACAATGAACAAAAGATGAGTTAAATTGAACTGAAAAATGAATATTTGATGAAAATTCTTCAACAAGAGATGACACATCAAAGTTACTAAAAATGGCAATGCCTGTAATTGGTCAATTAGGTAACTTAAACGGGATAACAATTTCAGCAGGAGAATTTGAAAAAATATCAAGTTATATCTGAAATGCTGAAATAAATCCAAATACAGGAAAATCATATTTTGACGGTCAACAAATAAACCCGAATACATTACAAAATATTTGAGAAATGAAGAAGAACTCTGCAAAAGGAAGTATTGAATTTATTCAAATGGCTTTACAAGTAGCTATGCAATCTCTAGCAAATTCAGAAGATAATGGCCTACCTACTATTGAAAGACCAACAGACACAACTTGAAAAGAAGATTTAATTTTATTAGCGCTAGCATTTTTACCAAATGTAGGACAACAATACTTAAAAGATTCACCTAATAGAGCTTCTCAATTTGGTATTTCTATTAATGCAGAAAATTATACTCCTGGAATTGAAACATTATCTACAGATGTATATACACAAATGAATAATAATTTTGTAAATGTAAATGGATTGAAAGATAACCAAACTGTTTATAATTTAGACTCAATTGATGATGATAAAGTGTTTATTAAAGATCAAGAAACAATTGATAAATTAAATGTATTATTTAATGACAAAGAAAATTATACAGGTGGAGATATTTATCTAAATGATGATTTCAAAATATATGATTCAAATACAAAAGTATTGAATATACCTGTTGTAACTAATCTAAAAAGTTATAAACAACAAAACTTAAATAAATCAGTTCCAATTCAAGGAATGAGTTACAAAACTCTTTCAATTGGAGGAAAAGAAGTTCCTAAAAATGCTTGAATATATGACAATAGAGAAATAACAAATAATAAAAACTTATTTAGTAGTGATTTAAATATGAAAAATGAAGAAGATTGAATTAATCCTTCAAAAATAGATCCAAATAAACTAACATATACTAAACAATTTAGATATGATGACAATGGAAATATAACATCACTAAATGACCAATCAAAATGATTTATTAATAGTATTGTTAATGATCAATATAATATTGATGGTCTTGATTTTGAAATAAGACCATACTATCACTACAATAACTTAAAATTATTTGTGCCTAGAAACTTAACTGATATAGATTCTCTTTTAAATGGAAAAAACGCTAACACAAGTAAAACATCAAAAAATAGTTCTAGTGATTGAAGATCTAATATTGATATATGACATGGTTCTGTGTTAAGTGTTGATGTTCCAGAAGAAGTAAAAAAAGCTTGAGGTTCTGAATATGCAAATCAAACTGAATGAGAATGAATTTCACCATTTAGTTTAAATTACAGTAGAAAAATTACTGATCCTAACAGAAAAGGTTGAATTCAAAATATTGATACTGATTTACAACAAATTTACACTTGAGCAAGTGACAAAATTGTCGCTAGTGGATCAAGTTCAGATGCAGTTGTTACTGTTTCAAACAAACTTCCATCATTTTTAAGTGATGTTAGAATGCAATCTGTTGATACTATTCAAACATACAACGGAAATATTGTTATTGCTGATCAAGATATTCTAAATTTATTAACAAATAAATCTACAGAGAAATACTTGCCAGTAGATTATGATTTTTATGGTGCTCCAATTAAACAAATACCAAATGGGCAAATCACAAGTGGTGATCATACAATAACAGTTAATTCAATGAGAAATCCAATAGAACAATTAAACATGATGAGAGAAAATAAAACTTTCTTCATGAAAGATGATTTAATGAATAAATATGAAATCACTGACCAAGAAGCGTATAGAAAAGTTCTACAGAATAGAGATTTCAACTCAAAATTCTCTTCATTTGATGAAGCTTATGGAATAACTGGTGGGGTTAAAGGGATTATGGTTGATTCTCCAGGTGTATTTGCTCTTCAAGGAAGCACAGATAGAATTGAAGAAACTTTAGGTATGACTTACAATAAAATTGATTTAGTAAGTACTCAATTGGGTATGATAATAAGCATTAGTGAATCTATCTTACTTGTTGCATTGTTCTTAATTACAGGAATTATAATAATTTCAGTGTTAATAATAACAATTATTTCTGATGTCTACATTATGAAATATCACCGATTCATGGTAACGATGAAAGCGTTAGGATATTCAAATAAAGAAACAATTATAAACACTATACTTATACCAGCTGTTATATCAACAATATTTGTATTGATTGGTTATCTTGTTGGTAAATGATTGTTAGGTTCAATGATGATTCAAGCTCAAAAATTCGGAATATTTATTCCATTGATAACTAATTGATGAGCAACACCATTAATCTTATTAGGTATTATAATTATGTTTGTACTAGCCTTTACTTTCTCTTTAAGAAAACCAATTAAAGATGAGTTAAAAACATTAACTTAATTAATAAAAAATTTTAAAACAGACTTTGTTCTGTTTTTTTTGTTGTTTAACTCTTGAAACCATAAAACAAAAACATATAAAAAAGTTTATAATTATATAGATATAAAGGAGCATCATGACTAAAGAACAAGCAAGCAAATTAATTAATGATTTACGATTAAAACTTAATGAATGAGCAAAAGAATATTATGTTTTAGATAACCCTAGTGTTGATGATGCTGAATATGACAAAACCATTCATCAACTTCTTGATCTTGAAAATCAATTCCCTGAATTAATAACATCTGATTCTATAACTCAAAAAGTTGGCGGAATTGTAAGTGATAAATTTGAAAAGCACACACATAAATATCCAATGTTAAGTCTTGGTGACATTTTTTCTTGAGATGAGTTCATTAACTTTAATAAACAAGTTGCAAAAGTTACAGGCACAGAAAACAATGAATATACTGCAGAACTAAAAATTGATGGATTATCAATATCTTTAATTTATAAAGATGGTGTATTACAAAAAGGTGTGACTCGTGGTGATGGTAAAGTCGGTGAGAATGTTACAACAAATGTAAAAACAATTAAATCAATACCATTATCAATACCTTCAAAAGATGAAATTGAAATTAGAGGAGAAGTTTTTTTAGGTAAAAAAGAATTTGCAAAAATTAATGAAGAAAGATTATTGAATGGAGACCAACTTTTTGCCAATCCAAGAAATGCAGCAGCTGGAACTTTAAGACAATTAGATTCTAAAATAGTTGCTGAAAGAAATCTTGATGCTTATCTTTACTATTATTTCAACGAAAATAACCCAATTAATACACAGTTTGATTCTATTAATCAAATAAAGAATTTAGGTTTAAAAATTAATAAGGAAACTAAAATTTGTAAGACATTAGAAGAAGTAAAATTATACATTGAATATTACACTGAAAAAAGAAACGAATTAGATTATGAAATAGATGGTATAGTATTTAAACTAAACGATAAAAAATTACAAGAAGAAGTTGGATACACAGCAAAAACACCAAAATGAGCAATTGCTTATAAATTTCCAGCTGAAGTTAAACAAACTAAATTATTAGACATATTTCCCACTGTTGGAAGAACTGGCAAAATTACATACAACGCTAAGCTAGAACCTGTGCAAATTGCTGGAACAACAGTTTCTGCAGCATCATTAAACAATGCTGAGTATATAATGGCAAAAGACCTTAGAATAAACTCAATTGTTAAAGTAAAAAAAGCAGGAGATATTATTCCTGAAGTTATTAGTGCTATTAAAGATGAAAAATTTGATTTATTACCAATTTGAGAAAAAGATGTTCAATGTCCTGCTTGTAATGAACTTTTAGAGAAAACTTCAACAGAGGTTGATCAATTTTGTGTTAACTTTAACTGTCCAGCACAAATATTAAGAAGTTTAGAACATTTTGCAAGTAGAGGTGCTGCAAATATAGTTGGTCTTGGTGGTCAAACAATTAAAAAATTATTTGAAGAAAAATTAATAACAAATATTGCAGATATTTTTAAAGTTGAAGAACATAAAGAAAATATAATTAAT includes these proteins:
- a CDS encoding ABC transporter permease — encoded protein: MKITWLLFKQGIRSMFKFKIQFIVVVLLSFFASFYLASTTSLNSRMNKSYDDIVRNYEKFDYSYSTKASESNLSTSNKTLLPILDLMPTSTNYFVQANKSIHDSFNVVLNNHGIKTEGYEENLITKTFFDQNTGKPTQAMQNVWNGIPWYNSWKFFSLLKSDPNKGEFLYYPQSFKTNFGSNLENFGGGDYFNAYASMTYLIVKEISDTLYNELLLDEPNESFVQSLIYKYWKANDLKVEKDFKKIDAPIDLNQTNNFDWISEYKKQVSSLGEFQLYIYNALESIGYFITYQINQFLSNSYARTAKSINFDWNIAGSDEEKSKLYVTKFNEMAEQTQEMKIFMELHTSSGTSEITGKDGETVESISNYNNELTFEYIFGTNLVDQTLNPKFTVKYGNAENTYQIKGMDNQIIGSNLDAKKDGLRGLANPTTIKKDEEYNEYSISTMNLLNPWEKNDLSQKWENQNTGKKYDYEYDASKYATMYDWSNIYSNNIFHQKMAAEINDLDLYLREEAFMYDRNTKTNFRFVVTDNNYDYNFKVTAGLPVMHSSEIVISQQYAFKNGYSVGDKIKIGNSNFIISGFGSDALTYYPLVDPEVPLSDVANSVIVYAPKYVINEIMKNGNEKDVTFTTYYFIRDNLKDKETIGKRMSNFDSSLLSNKSKLSESFIDSKNENLSFGDKKSANEIKLFEKTYFNLNWTLQPKMLEIVTIISIVTSVLVLIMSFVSIVFGIKKTIDHNSSQIGFLKAKGVDSYRLSLSYIGYSIILLFIIVPLAWLAAGFFQEIITKLFATYFSTTLYEFVFDYKILLILLVVFGIGSLILSYFIAFLLVSKDVMQIINKESQQRKVRNWLPRKLNVINIIDFKFRFPLKISLRGSKQIAMISFTALITTFVITFSVLTPSMLNVYIRDAGKYYQYNNQYVMQDQLTGLPTAKASLTASRGLPTTEELYQEPKTLLGTSTRDQISDIYFDNNKYYTDSSWDSSIFPPILLGEGWTNGQWTKDELNWTEKWIFDENSSTRDDTSKLLKMAMPVIGQLGNLNGITISAGEFEKISSYIWNAEINPNTGKSYFDGQQINPNTLQNIWEMKKNSAKGSIEFIQMALQVAMQSLANSEDNGLPTIERPTDTTWKEDLILLALAFLPNVGQQYLKDSPNRASQFGISINAENYTPGIETLSTDVYTQMNNNFVNVNGLKDNQTVYNLDSIDDDKVFIKDQETIDKLNVLFNDKENYTGGDIYLNDDFKIYDSNTKVLNIPVVTNLKSYKQQNLNKSVPIQGMSYKTLSIGGKEVPKNAWIYDNREITNNKNLFSSDLNMKNEEDWINPSKIDPNKLTYTKQFRYDDNGNITSLNDQSKWFINSIVNDQYNIDGLDFEIRPYYHYNNLKLFVPRNLTDIDSLLNGKNANTSKTSKNSSSDWRSNIDIWHGSVLSVDVPEEVKKAWGSEYANQTEWEWISPFSLNYSRKITDPNRKGWIQNIDTDLQQIYTWASDKIVASGSSSDAVVTVSNKLPSFLSDVRMQSVDTIQTYNGNIVIADQDILNLLTNKSTEKYLPVDYDFYGAPIKQIPNGQITSGDHTITVNSMRNPIEQLNMMRENKTFFMKDDLMNKYEITDQEAYRKVLQNRDFNSKFSSFDEAYGITGGVKGIMVDSPGVFALQGSTDRIEETLGMTYNKIDLVSTQLGMIISISESILLVALFLITGIIIISVLIITIISDVYIMKYHRFMVTMKALGYSNKETIINTILIPAVISTIFVLIGYLVGKWLLGSMMIQAQKFGIFIPLITNWWATPLILLGIIIMFVLAFTFSLRKPIKDELKTLT
- the ligA gene encoding NAD-dependent DNA ligase LigA; protein product: MTKEQASKLINDLRLKLNEWAKEYYVLDNPSVDDAEYDKTIHQLLDLENQFPELITSDSITQKVGGIVSDKFEKHTHKYPMLSLGDIFSWDEFINFNKQVAKVTGTENNEYTAELKIDGLSISLIYKDGVLQKGVTRGDGKVGENVTTNVKTIKSIPLSIPSKDEIEIRGEVFLGKKEFAKINEERLLNGDQLFANPRNAAAGTLRQLDSKIVAERNLDAYLYYYFNENNPINTQFDSINQIKNLGLKINKETKICKTLEEVKLYIEYYTEKRNELDYEIDGIVFKLNDKKLQEEVGYTAKTPKWAIAYKFPAEVKQTKLLDIFPTVGRTGKITYNAKLEPVQIAGTTVSAASLNNAEYIMAKDLRINSIVKVKKAGDIIPEVISAIKDEKFDLLPIWEKDVQCPACNELLEKTSTEVDQFCVNFNCPAQILRSLEHFASRGAANIVGLGGQTIKKLFEEKLITNIADIFKVEEHKENIINFEKFGEKSFENLIASIKESKNNSFEKTLFGLGIRHVGSKTALTLAQIYKNIDNLKNATYEELSSIDSVGEVLAMSIVDWFKIESNLQLINELKSFDVNFEYLGQAKNTESTISEKSFVITGTLSESRDYFKDIIELNNGKVIGSVSKKTDYVLAGENAGSKLTKAEELNVKVINEEEFFAILKGE